A single region of the Saprospiraceae bacterium genome encodes:
- a CDS encoding two-component regulator propeller domain-containing protein, with the protein MQVFSLLIMLFLGIASCNEPVKKDLPKEREHPKLIKNIGNGNVQCSLQDKAGNLWFGTADGLYKYDGESFTRFVVTDGLNSNNVSSLLEDKDGKIWIGTEEGPCLYDGETFTKVYISLPKNLRPNENPVHRHHRVYSMMQTSNGKIWFVTIDGVYIYDGKTFTLFPINEAANGFLTSNDKAERILEDNDGNIWFGGRTNEGVFRYDGKSITNFKLKELTLQFESRQVSHSWAWPQLQDKNGHIWFSNWAGVYRYDGKTFTSFTKSDGLSGYNGLVTTIIEDKKGNLWFGGDGGLYGYDGKLFTNFKDGLTNPWIWTILEDKTGNIWVGTREFGLYLFDGKKFMAYSEYKR; encoded by the coding sequence ATGCAAGTTTTTTCTCTTCTCATAATGCTATTCCTGGGGATTGCCTCCTGCAACGAACCAGTTAAAAAAGATTTACCAAAAGAAAGAGAACATCCAAAACTTATAAAGAACATAGGAAATGGAAATGTTCAATGTAGTCTACAGGACAAAGCAGGTAATCTTTGGTTTGGAACGGCAGATGGACTTTATAAATATGACGGTGAATCATTTACTCGGTTTGTAGTAACCGATGGGCTAAACAGCAATAACGTTTCTTCCCTTTTAGAAGATAAAGATGGAAAAATTTGGATAGGTACTGAAGAGGGGCCTTGTCTTTACGATGGTGAAACATTTACTAAAGTATACATTTCTTTGCCGAAAAACCTTCGTCCTAACGAGAATCCTGTCCATCGCCACCATCGGGTGTATAGTATGATGCAAACCAGTAACGGGAAAATATGGTTTGTAACAATCGATGGGGTTTATATATATGATGGCAAAACGTTTACCCTGTTTCCAATCAATGAAGCCGCAAATGGTTTTTTGACCAGTAACGACAAAGCGGAACGTATTTTAGAAGATAATGATGGTAATATTTGGTTTGGAGGACGAACCAACGAAGGCGTTTTTCGTTACGATGGAAAATCTATAACTAATTTTAAACTAAAAGAATTAACGCTTCAATTTGAGTCCAGACAAGTCAGTCATAGTTGGGCCTGGCCTCAATTGCAAGATAAAAATGGGCATATTTGGTTCAGCAATTGGGCTGGAGTTTACCGTTACGATGGAAAGACATTTACAAGTTTTACAAAAAGCGATGGTTTATCAGGTTATAATGGTTTAGTTACAACGATTATCGAAGACAAAAAGGGCAACCTTTGGTTTGGTGGCGATGGAGGACTTTACGGTTACGATGGAAAATTATTCACCAATTTTAAAGATGGACTTACCAATCCTTGGATTTGGACAATTTTGGAAGATAAAACAGGAAATATTTGGGTGGGTACGAGAGAATTTGGTCTCTACCTTTTCGATGGTAAAAAATTTATGGCTTATTCGGAATATAAACGATAG
- a CDS encoding molybdopterin cofactor-binding domain-containing protein, which translates to MKSTINRRNFIKISSLSSAGLLLAFKLPAQKQPLSATAAVELNAYLQVDANGVITIIGPNPEIGQGVKTSLPMIIAEELEVKWEDIKVVQGDVDSRLGDQFAGGSTAVKENWDALRMVGATAREMLIQAAANEWKASKADCYAENSRVYHRQRKKHLSYGELAEAAAKLEVPQVVTFKDPATYKILGREIRGVDNLDLVTGKPVFGIDSRPEGALIAVIQRSPVFGGKVESFEAMAALNVPGVVDVVEIKDSGSLTLHKSSIAVVATNTWSANKGRSLLQIKWETPADLADSNRRIQAEFTKLTQQKGELQLRDDGDVDAFFAKAAKVVEATYEVPFLYHATLEPQNYFADVREDEAFLWGSTQVPGGIPGLAARLTGLPIEKIKVRQTRNGGGFGRRLLADYAAEAIVLSQQLKKPVQVVWTREDDIHHDFYRPAGMYHFKGALDGNNALAAWHLNASTTSRYLYRGSNDSPHSTEVFPDGFPAGFVPNFRMEYSPVKTNIPTGAWRAPGHNATCFVDQSFLDEMAHAAGKDPVDFRLEIIGEEDKMMPYGDHGGPTYSTKRLRNVIKVAAERGGWYAPPTRFTHRGFAAHFMFGAYVAQVVEVMLGENNWPIITQIYVVVDCGIVINKLGGKAQVEGGIIDGLSATLYGGVKIGDGKTLQDNFDTYPLLRFQEIPQIDIHFIESTERPEGLGEMSLPPISAALCNAIFAATGQRVRKLPLKDHGLSS; encoded by the coding sequence ATGAAAAGCACCATAAATAGAAGGAATTTCATCAAAATAAGCAGCTTATCCAGCGCTGGTTTACTATTAGCTTTCAAACTACCTGCCCAAAAACAACCGCTTTCCGCAACGGCGGCGGTCGAACTCAATGCTTATTTACAGGTCGACGCCAATGGCGTCATTACGATCATCGGCCCAAATCCGGAAATAGGGCAAGGCGTGAAAACCTCCCTGCCCATGATTATTGCGGAAGAATTAGAAGTCAAATGGGAGGACATAAAAGTGGTCCAGGGAGACGTAGACAGCCGACTCGGAGACCAATTTGCCGGAGGCAGCACAGCCGTCAAAGAGAATTGGGATGCCTTGCGAATGGTAGGGGCGACGGCCCGCGAAATGCTCATACAAGCCGCTGCCAATGAATGGAAAGCAAGTAAAGCTGATTGTTATGCGGAAAACAGTCGGGTATACCATCGGCAGCGAAAGAAACATTTAAGCTATGGCGAGTTGGCGGAAGCAGCAGCCAAACTGGAGGTGCCCCAAGTGGTGACCTTCAAAGATCCAGCAACCTATAAAATTTTGGGTCGAGAAATTCGAGGGGTAGATAACTTAGACCTGGTCACCGGTAAACCTGTTTTCGGGATAGATTCGCGGCCGGAAGGCGCACTCATCGCCGTCATCCAGCGAAGTCCTGTTTTTGGCGGCAAGGTCGAAAGTTTTGAGGCTATGGCAGCCCTTAACGTACCTGGCGTTGTAGACGTCGTAGAAATAAAGGACTCGGGTAGTTTGACCCTGCATAAGTCAAGTATAGCCGTTGTTGCCACGAATACCTGGTCGGCAAATAAGGGGCGGTCTTTATTGCAAATTAAGTGGGAAACGCCAGCAGATTTAGCGGATAGCAACCGTCGGATCCAAGCCGAATTCACCAAACTTACTCAGCAAAAAGGGGAATTGCAATTGCGGGATGATGGTGATGTGGATGCGTTTTTTGCCAAGGCAGCTAAGGTTGTGGAAGCCACCTATGAAGTTCCCTTTCTTTACCATGCGACCCTCGAACCACAGAATTATTTTGCTGATGTTCGCGAAGATGAAGCCTTCCTCTGGGGGTCTACCCAGGTGCCCGGTGGTATCCCTGGCCTGGCTGCCCGGCTAACTGGACTTCCTATTGAAAAAATCAAGGTCCGCCAAACCCGGAATGGCGGTGGTTTTGGTCGGCGATTGTTAGCCGACTATGCCGCTGAAGCCATTGTATTGTCTCAGCAATTAAAAAAACCAGTTCAGGTGGTTTGGACCAGAGAGGACGATATTCATCACGATTTTTACCGCCCAGCCGGAATGTACCATTTCAAGGGAGCCCTGGATGGCAACAATGCTTTGGCCGCCTGGCATCTCAATGCCTCCACCACCTCAAGGTATCTCTACCGTGGCTCCAACGATTCCCCTCATAGCACGGAAGTCTTTCCCGACGGCTTCCCAGCGGGTTTCGTTCCTAATTTCCGAATGGAATACAGCCCTGTGAAAACCAATATCCCCACAGGCGCCTGGCGTGCACCTGGACATAACGCTACCTGCTTTGTAGACCAAAGTTTTCTGGATGAAATGGCGCATGCAGCGGGTAAAGACCCTGTAGATTTCAGGTTGGAAATCATCGGCGAAGAAGATAAGATGATGCCCTATGGCGACCACGGTGGCCCTACTTATTCGACCAAACGACTGAGGAATGTCATCAAAGTTGCGGCTGAACGCGGGGGTTGGTACGCACCACCTACCCGCTTTACGCATCGTGGGTTTGCTGCCCATTTTATGTTTGGCGCCTACGTCGCCCAGGTAGTAGAAGTCATGTTGGGTGAAAACAACTGGCCCATTATCACACAAATTTATGTTGTCGTTGATTGTGGCATTGTCATTAATAAACTAGGAGGGAAAGCACAGGTTGAAGGAGGAATTATTGATGGGTTAAGTGCCACCCTCTATGGTGGCGTGAAGATCGGAGACGGCAAAACCCTACAGGACAATTTCGATACCTATCCCTTGCTTCGGTTCCAGGAAATCCCTCAGATTGATATCCATTTTATTGAAAGTACAGAACGGCCAGAGGGCCTTGGAGAAATGTCTTTACCACCGATTAGTGCTGCGTTGTGCAATGCCATTTTCGCCGCTACGGGCCAACGTGTCCGGAAATTGCCATTGAAAGACCATGGGTTGTCTAGTTAG
- a CDS encoding (2Fe-2S)-binding protein encodes MAKFTLKINQKNQEVDVDPEMPLLWVLRDELNLRGTKFGCGKALCGACTVHLNGVAIRSCVLPVAAAVGAEIRTIEGLSTDGSHPVQRAWMEMDVPQCGYCQAGQIMTAAAFLASNPSPKEEEIAAVMSGNLCRCGTYPRIKKAVTRAIQLSK; translated from the coding sequence ATGGCTAAATTCACCTTAAAAATCAATCAGAAAAACCAGGAAGTGGACGTCGATCCCGAAATGCCATTACTCTGGGTATTGCGAGATGAGCTCAACTTGCGCGGCACCAAATTTGGATGTGGGAAAGCGCTCTGTGGGGCTTGCACTGTTCACTTAAATGGCGTTGCGATCCGCTCCTGTGTGTTGCCTGTCGCCGCTGCGGTAGGCGCAGAAATACGAACAATTGAAGGCTTGTCAACCGATGGGAGCCACCCCGTTCAGCGAGCTTGGATGGAAATGGACGTCCCCCAGTGTGGCTATTGTCAGGCTGGGCAAATCATGACCGCTGCTGCTTTTTTGGCCAGCAACCCTTCTCCCAAAGAAGAAGAAATAGCCGCCGTCATGTCTGGCAATTTGTGCCGATGTGGGACTTATCCCCGTATCAAGAAGGCTGTCACCCGAGCGATTCAGCTTTCTAAGTAA
- a CDS encoding GNAT family N-acetyltransferase — MLNIQIANTPARLEKVKFLLWEYARFRNFDAALGDYEAEFNGLPGKYGPPDGSLVLATWEGQAAGCVAFKKLDENYCEMKRLYVSPSFRGKKIGFAMVERLLEEAILCRYQFMRLDSHPWMAVAQGIYQHFGFERIEAYNDNPTPGILFFEKRLILSVL, encoded by the coding sequence TTGTTAAATATTCAAATAGCCAATACGCCTGCTCGCTTAGAAAAGGTCAAATTCCTGCTATGGGAGTATGCCCGCTTTCGCAATTTTGATGCTGCGCTGGGAGATTATGAAGCAGAATTTAATGGCCTTCCGGGAAAATACGGGCCACCAGATGGCAGCTTGGTTTTAGCGACCTGGGAGGGGCAGGCGGCCGGATGTGTCGCTTTTAAAAAGCTGGATGAAAACTACTGCGAAATGAAGCGCCTTTACGTTTCTCCGTCTTTTAGAGGAAAAAAAATAGGGTTTGCGATGGTCGAACGATTGCTGGAAGAAGCCATCCTTTGTCGTTACCAATTTATGCGCCTGGATTCCCATCCTTGGATGGCGGTGGCGCAGGGGATTTATCAGCACTTTGGTTTTGAGCGCATTGAAGCCTACAATGATAACCCAACACCGGGAATTCTCTTTTTTGAAAAGCGTTTGATCTTATCGGTTCTTTGA
- the hemW gene encoding radical SAM family heme chaperone HemW codes for MAGIYLHIPFCKQACHYCNFHFSTSLKQKDALLDALLQEIEMQKDYLQGQPIQSIYLGGGTPSLLTQHELERLFSRIYALHQVSETAEITLEANPDDLNRAALQALHQTPINRLSIGIQSFSEADLQFMNRAHNASEAEQCIDLALEAGFTSLTVDLIYGTPTMSDTQWAQNMQKVFDKGIPHISCYCLTVEPHTALDHLVKKGKAKPVEEDQAARQFEMLMKGARVAGYEHYEISNFAKPGHYARHNANYWLGEHYLGLGPSAHSFNGQTRQWNIANNSKYIQAIAKGELPFEEERLSSDQRYNEYIMTGLRTIWGCNLEKINAFGATYQAHFLQQAKPFLADGSLIEINHTYRLSDAGRLLADRIAMELFV; via the coding sequence ATGGCCGGAATTTACCTACATATTCCCTTTTGCAAACAAGCTTGTCACTACTGCAATTTTCATTTTTCTACTTCCTTGAAGCAGAAGGATGCCTTATTAGACGCGCTTTTACAGGAAATTGAAATGCAAAAGGACTATTTGCAAGGCCAGCCTATCCAAAGCATCTACCTGGGGGGAGGGACCCCCTCCCTGTTGACTCAGCATGAATTAGAGCGCCTGTTTTCTCGAATTTATGCCCTGCATCAGGTCAGCGAAACGGCAGAGATAACCCTGGAAGCGAACCCCGATGACCTCAATCGTGCCGCCCTTCAGGCCCTTCATCAAACGCCCATCAATCGACTGAGCATTGGTATTCAATCCTTTTCGGAGGCCGATTTGCAATTCATGAATCGCGCACACAATGCCAGCGAAGCGGAACAATGTATCGATTTGGCCCTGGAAGCGGGGTTCACGTCACTGACCGTCGACCTCATCTATGGTACCCCCACCATGAGCGATACCCAATGGGCACAAAACATGCAGAAGGTTTTTGACAAAGGGATTCCACATATTTCCTGTTATTGCCTGACAGTGGAGCCCCATACGGCCTTGGATCATTTGGTAAAAAAGGGTAAAGCTAAGCCCGTTGAGGAAGATCAAGCCGCTCGACAATTTGAAATGTTGATGAAGGGCGCCCGTGTGGCAGGCTATGAGCACTATGAAATTTCCAACTTTGCCAAACCCGGTCACTATGCTCGCCATAATGCCAACTACTGGCTAGGTGAACACTACCTGGGGCTAGGCCCCTCCGCTCATTCTTTTAATGGACAAACACGTCAATGGAATATAGCCAATAATTCAAAGTATATTCAGGCCATTGCCAAAGGAGAACTACCTTTTGAAGAAGAACGGCTCAGCTCTGATCAACGGTATAATGAGTATATCATGACGGGACTGCGTACCATTTGGGGTTGCAACTTAGAAAAAATCAATGCTTTTGGGGCTACTTATCAGGCTCATTTTTTGCAGCAAGCAAAACCTTTTTTAGCAGATGGGAGTCTAATTGAAATCAATCATACTTATCGGCTTTCGGATGCTGGCCGCTTGCTGGCTGATCGGATTGCCATGGAATTATTTGTCTGA
- a CDS encoding DUF1553 domain-containing protein — translation MGKGQKYLSFFSKISGQKRGFFLASVLALLILGLANWATIFSSKIDFNSQVKPIFNKRCIHCHGGVKKNGGFSLMTRAQALSPTESGKPAIVPGNPNASELIHRILAVDPEVRMPSEAAPLPKEEINILRKWIKQGAEWGVHWAYQPVAAIDVPKTSSTVLGAVGGVKKVWERNDIDHFISLKLLEQGLSPAQEADKATLLRRLSLDLIGVPAPESLANAYLADPSAAAYEQLVDGLLASPQFGERWAAVWLDLARYADSKGYERDADRIIWPYRDWLIKAFNQDMPYDQFLTEQLAGDLLPNPSDAQYIATGFHRNTPTNDEGGTDNEEFRVAATLNRVNTTWEALMGTTFACTQCHGHPYDPFEHDEYYKFLAFFNNTRDEDTYDDYPWIKQFTKEDSLALMALKDWVSKVSSTERAQEMYTFLRTWQPAYNSLKTDLLVNAALYDTKFLGLRHHGSARLPQVDLTGRDHLIYRYSTHLDGGKGLVRLDSLNGPILGTLDIPKTKGKVITSVDLQKVEGVHDLYFTYEHPALEGSTRQGLNFDWFHFTQPFPGVGAEGYEAQKETFWRLVNTKAPYSLIMVENPSWMQRKTKVFDRGNWMVGMEEVEADVPNIFPALPKGAPRNRLGLAQWLTSKNHPLTARTMVNRMWEQLFGRGLVFTLEDLGTQGEAPSHPELLDWLAGEFMHTHQWRLKPLLKMFVSAATYRQAAHFTAEKQEKDPYNKWYSRGARVRLSAEQVRDQALAVSGLLSTKMYGPPVMPYQPEGIWSIPYNSDKWIISEGEDRYRRAIYTHWKRSALYPSMVTFDMAGRDLCSARRIRTNTPLQALVTLNDPAYVEAAQYFARNMQTKGGQQTAERIQWAYQKAINQAITPEKQAALQQLYEAAFASFTSKTNDPLAMIGDIKDATDLEDLAALVVVANAILNLDEFITKS, via the coding sequence ATGGGCAAGGGGCAAAAATATTTATCTTTTTTTTCTAAAATAAGTGGCCAAAAACGAGGCTTTTTTCTGGCTTCCGTACTAGCGCTGCTCATTTTAGGCTTAGCCAATTGGGCTACGATTTTCTCTTCAAAAATCGACTTTAATTCGCAAGTCAAACCCATTTTTAATAAAAGATGCATCCATTGTCACGGTGGGGTTAAAAAAAATGGTGGCTTCAGTCTGATGACCCGGGCGCAAGCCCTCTCCCCTACCGAGTCTGGCAAACCCGCCATTGTTCCGGGCAACCCCAATGCCAGCGAATTGATCCATCGTATCCTGGCAGTGGACCCAGAGGTGCGCATGCCCTCCGAGGCAGCTCCTTTGCCCAAAGAAGAGATAAATATCCTTCGCAAATGGATCAAGCAAGGCGCGGAATGGGGCGTACACTGGGCGTATCAACCCGTCGCCGCCATTGACGTTCCTAAAACAAGCAGTACCGTTTTGGGGGCAGTGGGTGGTGTGAAAAAAGTTTGGGAACGAAATGACATCGACCATTTTATTAGCCTAAAGTTGCTAGAACAGGGCCTTTCTCCTGCTCAGGAAGCGGACAAGGCAACGCTGCTACGCCGCTTGAGTCTGGATTTGATTGGTGTGCCGGCACCGGAGTCACTGGCCAATGCTTATTTAGCCGACCCCTCAGCAGCAGCGTATGAGCAATTGGTGGATGGGCTATTGGCTTCGCCGCAGTTTGGCGAGCGCTGGGCCGCAGTTTGGCTGGATTTGGCCCGCTATGCCGACTCTAAGGGCTATGAGCGGGATGCCGACCGGATCATCTGGCCCTACCGTGATTGGCTCATCAAGGCCTTCAATCAGGATATGCCTTATGACCAGTTTTTGACCGAACAACTTGCGGGTGATTTACTTCCCAATCCTAGTGATGCCCAATATATTGCAACGGGTTTCCACCGAAATACCCCTACGAATGATGAAGGAGGGACCGATAATGAGGAGTTTCGGGTGGCGGCGACGCTCAATCGGGTAAATACCACCTGGGAAGCTTTGATGGGCACGACCTTTGCCTGTACCCAGTGTCATGGTCATCCCTATGATCCCTTCGAACACGATGAATATTATAAATTCCTGGCTTTTTTTAACAATACCCGGGATGAAGACACCTATGACGATTATCCCTGGATTAAACAATTCACCAAAGAGGATAGCCTGGCCTTAATGGCTTTGAAAGACTGGGTAAGCAAAGTGAGTTCAACAGAACGAGCACAGGAGATGTATACCTTTCTTAGGACCTGGCAGCCTGCCTACAATTCACTGAAAACAGATCTACTTGTAAATGCGGCGTTATATGACACCAAGTTTTTGGGGCTAAGGCACCATGGGTCCGCCCGCTTGCCACAAGTTGACCTTACCGGAAGGGATCACCTTATTTATCGTTATAGCACGCATTTAGATGGTGGCAAGGGGCTGGTAAGGCTGGATAGCCTAAATGGACCAATCCTGGGAACTTTGGACATTCCCAAAACCAAGGGGAAGGTAATCACCTCCGTAGACCTTCAAAAAGTAGAAGGAGTCCACGATCTTTATTTCACCTATGAACATCCTGCCTTAGAAGGCTCCACTCGACAAGGATTAAATTTTGATTGGTTCCACTTTACCCAACCTTTCCCGGGAGTAGGAGCGGAGGGATATGAAGCACAAAAAGAAACCTTTTGGCGATTGGTCAATACCAAAGCTCCTTATTCTTTGATTATGGTGGAAAATCCATCCTGGATGCAACGAAAAACCAAGGTATTTGACCGAGGTAACTGGATGGTAGGCATGGAAGAGGTAGAAGCTGATGTTCCGAATATTTTCCCCGCTTTGCCAAAAGGCGCGCCCCGCAACCGCCTTGGCCTCGCCCAATGGTTAACGAGCAAAAACCATCCACTTACTGCTCGCACCATGGTCAATCGAATGTGGGAGCAACTATTCGGCCGCGGCCTGGTGTTCACCCTCGAAGACCTCGGCACCCAAGGTGAAGCTCCATCTCATCCCGAATTGTTAGATTGGCTGGCTGGAGAATTCATGCATACCCACCAATGGCGGTTAAAGCCGCTATTAAAAATGTTCGTTTCCGCTGCTACTTACCGCCAAGCGGCACATTTTACAGCAGAAAAACAGGAAAAAGACCCTTACAACAAATGGTATTCACGAGGGGCGCGTGTAAGATTAAGTGCCGAGCAGGTCAGGGATCAGGCCCTGGCCGTGAGTGGGCTGCTGAGTACAAAAATGTATGGCCCTCCGGTGATGCCCTATCAGCCAGAAGGGATTTGGAGCATTCCTTACAATTCTGATAAATGGATCATCAGTGAAGGCGAAGACCGTTATCGACGAGCCATTTATACCCATTGGAAGCGTTCGGCGCTTTACCCCTCCATGGTCACCTTTGATATGGCTGGCCGTGACCTCTGCTCGGCCCGCCGCATTCGCACCAATACGCCGCTACAAGCGCTGGTCACCCTAAATGACCCAGCCTATGTGGAGGCCGCTCAGTATTTTGCGCGAAATATGCAAACAAAAGGGGGACAACAAACAGCTGAGCGTATTCAATGGGCCTACCAAAAAGCCATCAACCAAGCTATAACGCCAGAAAAACAAGCGGCCCTACAACAATTGTACGAAGCGGCTTTTGCTAGTTTCACCTCCAAAACGAACGATCCGCTCGCCATGATTGGTGACATAAAAGACGCAACGGACCTGGAGGACTTAGCAGCCCTGGTAGTAGTAGCCAATGCCATACTTAACCTTGATGAATTCATTACTAAAAGTTAA
- a CDS encoding DUF1501 domain-containing protein produces the protein MRHKYQSIAKEALLHSAHLDTRRLFLKQMGLGLGAIAFGGLLGCESKSTPTFAGGPLYDSTNPLLPKSPHFAPRAKAVIYLHMAGAPSQLELFDYKPALHQLDGQECPPSLLEGKRFAFIRGVPKMLGPQATFKQHGQSGAWISNRLPYLSTVADDLTFFKAVHTDQFNHAPAQLLMHTGSALLGRPSMGSWVTYGLGSENNNLPGFVVLTSGGTNPDAGKSVWGSGFLPSVYQGIQCRSQGEPVLYLNDPDGMNRDLRKASIDAINKVNKLSHDEFKDPEILSRIAQYEMAFRMQVAAPEVMSIDDEPEYIHQMYGTQPGKASFANNVLLARKLVEKGVRFVQLYDWGWDSHGTGESGALNLGFVEKCRQTDQPVTALLRDLKQRGLLEETLVIWGGEFGRTPMQENRNGVDLPFKGRDHHPDAFTIWMAGGGLKPGISYGETDEIGYSPISGSTSTFDIQATILNQLGFDHEKFTYQFQGRPFRLTDVEGSVIKEVVG, from the coding sequence ATGCGTCATAAATATCAATCTATAGCAAAAGAAGCCCTCCTTCATTCGGCCCACTTGGATACCCGTCGCCTTTTCCTCAAACAGATGGGTTTGGGGCTTGGCGCCATAGCCTTTGGCGGCTTGTTGGGCTGCGAAAGCAAAAGTACGCCTACTTTTGCCGGTGGTCCATTATACGATTCAACCAATCCCCTGCTACCCAAATCCCCCCATTTTGCCCCACGTGCAAAAGCCGTGATTTACCTACATATGGCTGGCGCACCTTCTCAACTAGAATTGTTTGATTACAAACCAGCCTTACATCAGCTGGATGGGCAGGAGTGTCCGCCTTCGCTACTTGAAGGCAAGCGCTTTGCCTTTATTCGAGGCGTGCCGAAGATGCTAGGTCCGCAAGCTACTTTTAAGCAACATGGACAATCGGGCGCCTGGATTTCAAACAGGTTACCCTATCTATCTACGGTGGCTGATGACTTAACCTTTTTCAAAGCAGTGCACACAGATCAATTTAATCACGCGCCAGCTCAACTCTTAATGCACACGGGCAGTGCGCTCCTGGGGCGGCCAAGTATGGGCTCCTGGGTTACCTATGGACTGGGCTCAGAAAATAACAACCTCCCTGGTTTTGTGGTATTGACATCAGGAGGGACCAATCCCGATGCGGGCAAATCGGTATGGGGTAGCGGTTTTCTACCGTCTGTGTACCAAGGCATCCAATGTCGTTCTCAGGGAGAGCCCGTGCTCTATCTAAATGATCCGGACGGCATGAACAGGGATTTGCGTAAAGCTTCTATTGATGCCATTAATAAAGTGAATAAACTCTCCCATGATGAGTTTAAGGATCCTGAAATATTATCCCGGATTGCCCAATATGAGATGGCTTTTCGCATGCAGGTAGCCGCACCAGAGGTGATGTCTATTGATGATGAACCGGAATATATCCATCAAATGTATGGCACCCAACCAGGTAAGGCCTCTTTTGCCAATAATGTTTTGCTAGCGCGTAAATTGGTGGAAAAAGGCGTGCGGTTTGTCCAACTCTATGATTGGGGCTGGGATTCGCATGGTACTGGTGAAAGCGGAGCTTTAAACCTTGGTTTTGTGGAAAAATGCAGACAGACTGATCAACCCGTTACGGCGCTCCTCCGGGACTTGAAACAACGTGGCCTCCTCGAAGAAACCCTCGTCATCTGGGGCGGCGAATTTGGCCGGACGCCAATGCAAGAAAACCGGAATGGCGTCGACCTTCCTTTCAAAGGCCGAGACCATCATCCTGATGCCTTTACGATTTGGATGGCGGGTGGAGGCCTGAAGCCGGGGATCAGCTATGGGGAAACAGATGAGATTGGCTATAGTCCTATTAGCGGCAGCACCTCCACTTTTGATATACAGGCCACCATTTTAAACCAACTTGGGTTTGACCATGAAAAATTCACCTACCAATTCCAAGGCCGCCCGTTTCGGTTAACGGATGTTGAGGGGTCGGTGATCAAGGAGGTGGTGGGGTAA